A single Ziziphus jujuba cultivar Dongzao chromosome 11, ASM3175591v1 DNA region contains:
- the LOC107432742 gene encoding cytochrome P450 72A397-like, producing the protein MKMEVSFGTTIVYVGLISIVITWAWRVLKWVWLRPKKLERALRHQGLTAKSYRLVYGDLKESSNMFKLANSKPMILSHDIAPRVLPFIYQTVENFGKDSFTWIGPTPRVIITNPEQLKDIFNKFSDFRKLDQNPLTKLLAKGVVTYEDEKWVKHRRIINPAFHFQKLEHLLPAFAVSHGEMISEWDKMMISKEGSCELDVWPYLQNATADAISRTAFGSSYEEGRRVFQLQKEQAQHVNEVSRSVYFPGWRFLPTKKNKRMKEIDKEITASLRNIIHKRKQAMREEEETKDDLLGILLESNRKEQHDGNKKNIGMSTEDVIEECKLFYFAGQETTSVLLAWTMVLLSMYPNWQHRARDEVLQVFGNNKPDFDGLTHLKVVTMIFNEVLRLYPPVVTMERKVNKETQLGKLTLPVGVQLSLPTLLVHHDNELWGDDATEFKPERFSEGVSKATKGRLCFFPFGWGPRICIGQNFAMMEAKMALALILQHFKFELSPSYAHAPSTTILLQPQFGAHLILHKR; encoded by the exons atgaaaatggaAGTTTCATTTGGCACAACTATAGTGTATGTGGGTTTGATAAGCATAGTAATTACTTGGGCATGGAGAGTGTTGAAGTGGGTATGGTTGAGGCCGAAGAAGCTAGAAAGGGCCCTCAGACATCAAGGTCTCACTGCCAAATCCTATCGCCTTGTCTATGGGGACTTGAAGGAAAGCTCCAACATGTTCAAACTGGCAAATTCCAAACCCATGATTCTCTCCCATGATATAGCTCCTCGTGTCCTCCCCTTTATCTACCAGACGGTAGAGAATTTTG GTAAGGATTCTTTTACATGGATTGGCCCCACACCAAGGGTAATCATTACGAACCCAGAGCAACTGAAAGACATCTTCAACAAATTTAGTGATTTTCGCAAACTGGATCAAAATCCGCTCACAAAGTTGCTGGCCAAAGGCGTTGTAACTTACGAAGATGAAAAATGGGTTAAACACCGAAGAATTATCAACCCTGCATTTCATTTTCAGAAGTTggag CATTTGTTACCAGCATTTGCAGTAAGCCATGGAGAGATGATTAGCGAATGGGACAAGATGATGATCTCCAAAGAGGGATCATGTGAGTTAGATGTGTGGCCTTATCTTCAAAACGCGACCGCGGATGCCATCTCTCGAACTGCCTTTGGAAGTAGCTATGAAGAAGGAAGACGAGTATTCCAGCTCCAAAAAGAGCAAGCTCAACATGTAAATGAAGTTTCGCGATCTGTTTACTTTCCAGGATGGAG gttTCTGCctacaaagaaaaacaagaggaTGAAGGAAATTGACAAGGAGATCACAGCTTCACTCAGGAATATAATCCATAAAAGAAAGCAAGCAATGAGAGAGGAAGAAGAGACCAAAGATGACTTATTAGGCATACTCTTGGAATCCAATCGTAAAGAACAACATGATGGAAACAAGAAGAATATTGGAATGAGTACTGAAGATGTGATTGAGgaatgtaaattattttacttcgCAGGCCAAGAGACTACCTCGGTGTTGCTTGCATGGACCATGGTTTTGTTGAGCATGTATCCGAATTGGCAGCACCGTGCAAGAGATGAGGTTTTGCAAGTCTTTGGTAACAACAAGCCAGACTTTGATGGGTTAACCCACCTTAAAGTT GTTACAATGATCTTCAATGAGGTTCTTAGATTATATCCTCCGGTAGTTACAATGGAGCGAAAAGTAAACAAGGAAACACAACTCGGAAAGCTGACCTTACCAGTTGGAGTGCAGCTTTCCCTTCCTACGCTGCTTGTTCATCATGACAATGAACTCTGGGGTGATGATGCAACCGAGTTCAAGCCAGAGAGGTTCTCCGAAGGGGTGTCGAAGGCGACTAAAGGCCGGCtttgtttctttccttttggtTGGGGACCCCGGATTTGCATCGGGCAAAACTTTGCTATGATGGAAGCAAAAATGGCTTTGGCATtgattttacagcacttcaaatttGAGCTATCCCCATCCTATGCTCACGCTCCTTCCACTACAATTTTACTTCAACCACAATTTGGTGCTCACCTTATTTTGCACAAACGTTAA
- the LOC132799291 gene encoding cytochrome P450 CYP72A219-like — translation METRKMYLDWQHRAREDVLQVFGDKKPDFDGLSHLKVTITNEILHAQVTMILNEVLRLYPSVVLLDRTVQNKTQLGNLTLPPGVHLYLPTVLVHHDRELWSDDETEFNPERFSEGVSKATKGGLCFSPFEWGPQACIGQNFAMMEAKMALALILQHLTFELSPSYVHASFTFITLQPQFGAPIILHKC, via the exons ATGGAAACAAGAAAAAT GTATCTTGATTGGCAACATCGTGCAAGAGAAGATGTTTTGCAAGTGTTCGGTGACAAGAAGCCGGATTTTGATGGCTTATCTCATCTTAAAgttacaa TAACCAATGAAATTTTGCATGCACAGGTTACTATGATATTGAATGAGGTTCTTAGGTTATATCCATCAGTGGTTTTACTTGACCGAACGgttcaaaataaaacacaactTGGAAATTTGACATTACCACCTGGAGTGCATCTCTACCTGCCCACAGTGCTTGTTCATCATGACCGTGAACTCTGGAGTGATGATGAAACTGAGTTCAATCCTGAGAGATTCTCAGAAGGAGTTTCGAAGGCAACTAAGGGTGGGCTTTGTTTCTCCCCTTTCGAATGGGGACCTCAGGCTTGCATTGGGCAAAACTTTGCTATGATGGAAGCAAAAATGGCTTTGGCATTGATTTTACAGCACTTAACATTTGAGCTATCCCCATCCTATGTTCATGCTTCTTTCACCTTTATCACTCTACAACCACAATTTGGTGCTCCCATTATTTTGCACAAATGTTAG
- the LOC107432743 gene encoding cytochrome P450 CYP72A219, protein MEVSGARAAVYVGLVSIVIALAWRVLNWVWFRPKRLETFLRQQGLSGNSYRFLFGDVKESSMMTKEAKSKPMNLSHDITPRVLPHLHQTVSSFGHNSFIWDGPTPTVIISNPEDAKDMFPRYGDFEKPRLGSLAKLLATGLANYDGEKWAKHRRIINPAFHMEKLKKMVPAFNECCSEMISEWEALVSEEGSCELDVWPCLQNLSADVISRTAFGSSYQEGRKIFQLLLEQIELVVALFQSVCVYIPGWSFLPTKINKRMKEIDKKIKSSLEEVINKRKRAMKMGDGTKDDLLGILLESNFKEIQQHGSKQRFGMSTEDVIEECKLFYFAGQETTSVLLVWTMVVLSMHPNWQHLAREEVLQAFGNNKPDFDGLTELKVVTMILNEVLRLYPPAYTFYRNVDKKTQLGKLTLPAGAQITVPTLLVHHDKELWGEDANEFNPERFSGGVSMATKGRLCFFPFGWGPRICIGQNFALLEAKTALSMILQSFTFELSPSYAHAPHVIHTLKPQFGAHIILHKRN, encoded by the exons ATGGAAGTTTCAGGTGCCAGAGCCGCAGTGTACGTGGGTTTGGTTAGCATAGTAATTGCGTTGGCATGGAGGGTGTTGAACTGGGTTTGGTTCCGGCCAAAGAGGCTAGAAACGTTCCTGCGACAACAAGGCCTTTCTGGCAATTCTTATCGATTTCTATTTGGAGACGTGAAGGAAAGCTCCATGATGACGAAGGAAGCAAAATCAAAACCCATGAATCTCTCTCATGATATAACTCCACGTGTCCTTCCCCATCTTCATCAAACGGTTTCAAgttttg GTCACAACTCTTTTATATGGGATGGCCCCACTCCAACCGTGATCATTAGCAATCCAGAAGATGCGAAGGATATGTTCCCCAGATATGGTGATTTTGAAAAGCCACGTTTAGGTTCACTTGCAAAGTTGCTAGCAACAGGTCTTGCAAATTACGACGGTGAGAAATGGGCTAAACACCGCAGGATTATTAATCCAGCATTCCACATGGAGAAGCTGAAG AAAATGGTACCAGCATTTAATGAATGTTGTAGCGAGATGATTAGCGAATGGGAGGCTTTGGTGTCAGAAGAAGGGTCATGTGAGTTGGATGTGTGGCCCTGTCTACAAAATTTGTCGGCTGATGTGATTTCAAGAACAGCCTTTGGGAGTAGCTACCAAGAAGGAAGAAAGATATTCCAACTGCTACTGGAGCAAATTGAACTTGTAGTGGCCCTTTTTCAGTCTGTTTGCGTTTACATTCCAGGGTGGAG TTTCCTGCctacaaaaataaacaagagGATGAAGGAAAttgacaagaaaataaaatcttcaCTCGAGGAGGTAATCAACAAAAGAAAGAGAGCGATGAAAATGGGAGATGGAACTAAAGATGACTTATTAGGCATACTTTTGGAGTCCAACTTTAAAGAAATCCAACAACATGGAAGCAAGCAGAGGTTTGGAATGAGTACTGAAGATGTGATTGAGGAATGTAAGCTATTTTACTTTGCAGGGCAAGAGACCACCTCAGTGTTGCTTGTTTGGACCATGGTTGTGTTGAGTATGCATCCAAATTGGCAACACCTTGCGAGAGAAGAGGTTTTGCAAGCTTTTGGAAACAACAAACCAGACTTTGATGGCTTAACTGAACTTAAAGTT GTTACAATGATTTTGAATGAGGTGCTTAGGTTATATCCACCAGCGTATACATTTTATCGAAATGTTGACAAGAAGACACAACTAGGAAAGTTGACATTACCAGCTGGAGCGCAGATCACTGTACCAACACTGCTTGTTCATCATGACAAGGAACTATGGGGTGAAGATGCAAATGAGTTCAATCCGGAGAGATTTTCGGGAGGAGTTTCAATGGCCACAAAGGGTCGATTATGTTTTTTCCCTTTTGGCTGGGGACCTCGGATTTGCATTGGGCAAAACTTCGCCCTGTTGGAAGCAAAAACGGCTTTGTCAATGATTCTACAAAGCTTCACATTTGAGCTATCCCCATCCTATGCTCATGCTCCACACGTTATCCATACTCTTAAACCACAATTTGGAGCTCATATTATTTTACACAAACGtaattaa